A window of the Pseudoalteromonas sp. A25 genome harbors these coding sequences:
- a CDS encoding Na+/H+ antiporter family protein, protein MNAVIIGVILMLGLSLARVNVIVAMTVSAMVAGLSAGMGLTDTMNAFNSGLSGGAEIALSYAMLGGFAVAISKSGLTHILAQKLLSVVEQTDDTHTKLLSYMIMAIILCCAIASQNLVPVHIAFIPILIPPLLTLLNTLALDRRAIACILTFGLATSYMVLPYGFGGIYLYSILHKNLTDNGLELVNTQVPTAMVIPALGMLVGLVIAVFFTYKKNREYKHNEATEAAAAKEVENPKRVMVIGSIAVISSLVAQNISGSMILGGLVGVMMFSVFGIVKWEQSSDVFSRGVAMMAMIGFIMISAQGFASVMKATGDVVSLVSTCAEFIGDNKPLAAAMILLVGLLITMGIGSSFSTVPIIATLFVPLCMEVGFSVMATAALVGTAGALGDAGSPASDSTLGPTSGLNADGQHDHIWDSVVPTFIHFNIPLLIFGWIAAMVL, encoded by the coding sequence ATGAATGCAGTAATAATAGGCGTAATATTAATGCTCGGGCTGTCTCTAGCCCGAGTTAACGTAATAGTAGCAATGACTGTCAGCGCTATGGTCGCAGGCTTGAGTGCAGGAATGGGGTTAACCGACACGATGAATGCATTCAATAGTGGTTTATCTGGTGGCGCTGAGATAGCGTTAAGTTATGCCATGTTGGGTGGATTCGCTGTAGCGATATCCAAATCTGGGTTAACCCATATACTCGCTCAAAAGTTACTAAGCGTTGTTGAGCAAACCGACGACACGCATACAAAGCTATTGAGCTATATGATTATGGCGATTATTCTTTGTTGCGCTATCGCATCACAAAACTTAGTCCCTGTTCACATTGCATTTATCCCAATTCTTATCCCACCTTTACTTACTTTATTAAATACGCTCGCCCTTGACCGACGTGCAATCGCTTGTATTTTAACGTTCGGATTGGCGACGTCTTATATGGTACTTCCCTATGGTTTTGGTGGTATCTACCTCTATTCAATATTACATAAGAACCTCACAGATAATGGTTTGGAATTAGTAAACACGCAAGTACCTACGGCAATGGTGATCCCTGCGCTGGGCATGTTGGTAGGTCTTGTTATCGCAGTATTTTTCACTTATAAAAAAAATCGTGAGTATAAACATAATGAAGCCACAGAGGCGGCTGCAGCAAAAGAAGTTGAAAACCCAAAAAGAGTTATGGTTATTGGTTCAATCGCAGTGATAAGCTCTTTGGTTGCGCAAAACATTAGCGGCTCAATGATTTTGGGTGGCCTTGTTGGCGTCATGATGTTTAGCGTTTTTGGAATTGTTAAATGGGAGCAAAGCTCCGATGTTTTCAGCCGAGGTGTTGCAATGATGGCTATGATTGGTTTTATCATGATCTCAGCTCAAGGGTTTGCATCCGTCATGAAAGCAACAGGTGATGTTGTAAGTTTAGTATCAACCTGTGCAGAATTTATTGGAGACAACAAACCATTAGCAGCAGCCATGATTTTGTTAGTCGGTCTATTGATCACAATGGGCATAGGTAGTTCATTCTCAACGGTGCCAATTATTGCCACACTGTTTGTTCCATTGTGTATGGAAGTTGGTTTTTCTGTAATGGCAACTGCTGCCTTGGTTGGCACAGCAGGTGCCCTTGGCGATGCTGGCTCACCTGCGTCAGACTCAACGCTAGGACCTACATCAGGATTAAATGCTGATGGGCAACACGACCATATTTGGGATTCAGTTGTACCGACATTTATTCATTTTAATATTCCGCTTCTCATATTTGGTTGGATTGCTGCGATGGTGCTTTAG
- a CDS encoding nucleotide sugar dehydrogenase yields MACITIVGLGYVGLANALLLAQHNQVCALDTDVERVNMINQKISPIADQQISECLQTLAQPIFATRDPHLAYKNAEFVVIATPTDYDPQSNFFDTSSVESVIAQVKHLNCEAVIVIKSTVPVGFTERMQKQYECEDIIFSPEFLREGQALQDNLYPSRIIVGSLSRYAQRFANLLKQGALKQDVDVLLTFSKEAEAIKLFSNTYLAMRVAFFNELDTYCEIKNLNVLQIINGVGLDPRIGSHYNNPSFGYGGYCLPKDTKQLLANFEGVPSNIISAIVAANKTRKRYISDTILAKSPKNIGVYRLIMKSGSDNFRESAILDIISLLYESGTKVTVYEPELKKPFCDEFALCHSLDEFKKCDVIIANRVVDELTDVREKVYTRDLFNKN; encoded by the coding sequence ATGGCATGTATTACTATTGTTGGGCTGGGTTATGTAGGACTGGCAAATGCCCTGCTTTTAGCCCAACACAACCAAGTTTGCGCGTTAGACACAGATGTAGAGCGTGTAAACATGATAAATCAAAAAATTTCTCCGATAGCAGATCAACAGATCAGCGAATGTTTGCAGACTCTGGCACAACCCATTTTTGCCACAAGAGATCCTCATTTAGCATACAAAAACGCTGAATTTGTGGTTATTGCAACACCGACTGACTACGACCCACAAAGCAACTTTTTTGATACATCAAGCGTTGAGTCAGTGATAGCACAGGTTAAACACTTAAACTGTGAGGCTGTAATCGTTATTAAATCTACGGTACCTGTCGGTTTTACTGAGCGAATGCAAAAACAATATGAATGTGAAGATATTATATTTTCACCCGAATTTTTGCGTGAAGGCCAGGCGCTACAAGATAATTTATACCCTTCTCGCATCATCGTAGGCAGTTTATCTCGCTATGCTCAACGCTTCGCAAACTTACTAAAGCAAGGGGCGCTAAAACAAGATGTAGATGTACTCCTTACCTTTAGTAAAGAAGCTGAAGCAATTAAATTGTTCTCAAACACATATTTGGCTATGCGAGTGGCTTTTTTCAACGAACTTGACACATATTGTGAAATAAAAAACTTGAATGTGCTGCAAATAATTAATGGCGTAGGTTTAGACCCTAGAATAGGCAGCCATTACAACAACCCCTCTTTTGGCTACGGAGGGTATTGCTTACCTAAAGATACCAAACAACTGCTAGCAAATTTTGAGGGTGTACCAAGTAATATTATAAGCGCTATTGTTGCGGCAAATAAGACACGAAAGCGTTACATATCAGATACTATTTTGGCTAAGAGTCCAAAAAACATTGGTGTATATCGGTTAATTATGAAATCAGGTTCCGATAATTTCAGAGAGTCTGCTATTTTAGATATTATTTCTTTATTATACGAAAGCGGCACTAAGGTGACCGTTTACGAACCTGAATTAAAAAAACCATTTTGTGATGAGTTTGCGTTGTGTCACTCACTTGATGAGTTTAAAAAATGTGATGTCATCATTGCCAATCGAGTTGTAGATGAGTTGACAGATGTCAGAGAAAAGGTTTACACACGCGACCTATTCAATAAAAATTGA
- a CDS encoding ATP-binding protein — MAINSLISIEQLDVALSNICHANNNEVLFSHLKKLVAPYFTYQACVLLLPESDGSYVSHSQSDCIFEHTYWPLSPAFTQARIMGGCIVETAQTELAFTVQAKGITEQLASTLIICLDDSLEKAAFLFTQTNCCAELEAILADPCLRLVLKQLCAKLIAIDRFSNQTDHFYDLLQQTSLQSELFAQLASEWFWRTDKHLTFTQVSTFNEDNEFYKQHFVSKSLSTIGNDNEHLQQNKWSRFLHLMDQHSEFYDFEFELNANRTIWISLSGRPQYDETHNYIGYMGIAKDITYAKQRELAYKNAKEKAESANSAKSQFLAVMSHEIRTPMNAILGMVELLADTELNSQQREWLSYAQSSATLLQGLISDVLDFSKIESGILELDLTRVELKQQLKSIAAQFSLRQSDLLKFEVKIDEQLPDYIYSDPTRLGQILFNLIGNAFKYTSYGQITFSAKVEGEFLHLCVSDTGVGISESELEYIFEPFTQVGVSVKRKQQGVGLGLSITKKIVEAMNGSIHCQSKPNEGTEFSVKLPYENVQEQLDESLQIEGLRKLKVLVAEDNPANQVLIRALLEKLGHDVTLADTGSQALNKAKAEQYDLVLMDMMMPVMDGLTATQYMRKEMALDVPIFALTANAGQDDKEKCLAVGMNKVLTKPIRFNVLEEAIASIFIE, encoded by the coding sequence ATGGCAATCAATAGCTTAATTAGTATTGAACAGTTAGATGTAGCATTAAGCAATATTTGCCATGCAAATAATAATGAGGTGCTTTTCTCACATTTAAAAAAATTGGTAGCACCCTATTTTACTTATCAAGCATGTGTTCTTTTACTCCCTGAAAGTGACGGGTCATATGTAAGTCATAGTCAAAGTGATTGTATCTTTGAGCATACTTATTGGCCTCTTAGCCCTGCTTTTACGCAAGCTAGAATAATGGGAGGCTGCATTGTTGAAACAGCACAAACTGAGTTAGCATTTACCGTGCAAGCAAAAGGCATTACTGAACAGCTCGCTAGTACGCTCATTATTTGTTTAGATGACTCACTAGAAAAAGCCGCGTTTTTATTTACTCAAACCAATTGCTGCGCAGAATTAGAGGCGATATTAGCCGATCCATGTTTACGTTTAGTATTGAAACAACTTTGTGCAAAACTCATCGCTATCGATAGGTTTTCTAATCAAACGGATCATTTCTATGACTTATTGCAGCAGACCTCACTGCAATCAGAATTATTTGCACAACTTGCATCCGAATGGTTTTGGCGTACCGATAAGCACCTAACGTTCACCCAAGTTAGTACGTTTAATGAAGACAACGAGTTTTATAAACAGCATTTTGTTAGTAAATCACTATCAACAATTGGCAACGATAACGAGCACCTGCAACAAAATAAGTGGTCACGGTTTTTACATCTGATGGATCAACACAGTGAATTTTATGATTTTGAATTTGAATTAAACGCCAATAGAACCATTTGGATATCTTTAAGTGGTCGACCACAGTACGATGAAACACATAACTATATCGGCTATATGGGAATAGCAAAAGATATAACATATGCAAAACAGCGCGAGTTGGCTTATAAAAATGCCAAAGAAAAAGCAGAAAGTGCCAACTCAGCAAAATCTCAGTTTTTAGCTGTTATGTCACATGAGATCCGCACACCAATGAATGCGATTTTAGGCATGGTTGAGTTATTGGCAGATACCGAACTCAATTCGCAGCAAAGAGAATGGTTATCTTACGCGCAAAGTAGTGCGACCCTTTTACAAGGCCTGATATCTGATGTGTTGGATTTTTCAAAGATTGAATCAGGTATTCTTGAATTAGATCTAACGCGAGTTGAGCTTAAGCAACAACTAAAGTCTATAGCTGCTCAATTTAGCCTTCGTCAATCAGACTTGCTCAAGTTTGAAGTTAAGATTGATGAGCAGCTGCCTGATTATATATATTCTGACCCGACGCGATTAGGTCAGATTCTATTTAACTTAATTGGTAACGCTTTTAAATATACAAGTTACGGACAAATTACCTTTAGCGCAAAAGTAGAAGGTGAGTTTTTGCATTTGTGTGTGAGTGACACAGGTGTTGGGATCAGTGAATCAGAGCTTGAGTATATATTTGAGCCATTTACCCAAGTTGGCGTTAGCGTAAAACGAAAACAGCAGGGGGTAGGGCTTGGGTTAAGCATCACAAAAAAAATTGTAGAGGCGATGAATGGCAGCATACATTGTCAGAGTAAGCCTAATGAAGGCACTGAATTTAGTGTTAAATTACCCTATGAAAACGTTCAAGAGCAGTTAGATGAATCTTTGCAAATCGAAGGCCTTAGAAAACTTAAAGTTTTGGTGGCAGAAGATAACCCTGCAAACCAGGTCTTGATCAGAGCCTTACTTGAAAAGTTAGGCCACGATGTTACTTTAGCCGACACAGGATCTCAGGCATTAAACAAGGCCAAAGCTGAACAATATGATTTAGTGCTAATGGACATGATGATGCCGGTAATGGATGGATTAACAGCGACGCAATATATGCGAAAAGAAATGGCACTGGATGTGCCAATATTCGCTTTGACGGCCAATGCAGGCCAAGACGATAAGGAAAAGTGCTTAGCCGTCGGTATGAATAAAGTACTTACAAAACCTATACGGTTCAATGTATTGGAAGAAGCCATAGCTTCAATTTTTATTGAATAG
- a CDS encoding gluconeogenesis factor YvcK family protein, translating to MKIVCLGGGHGLAQVLKAISPLSSELTAIIATTDNGGSSGRIRSSEQCVALGDIRRCCLELAGDNSILHTIFQHRFKGGELEGHSLGNLALLGLLQLTDSATEAVAQFNAILGNTQTVLPMSDQTVDLIATMRNGDTVIGECEIDALNELPEHIGLTHNVCADQRAIDAIHHADVVLIGPGSIISSVMPALLVENIAQALKNTAACKIFVENIAQEDSVVAQLKEHSIIDWLQRQVGYKFCDMSLSPQAIAKISNHASCSNNCESQLHNIEQLQSVFTTLFLTKKR from the coding sequence ATGAAAATAGTATGTTTGGGTGGTGGTCATGGGCTTGCGCAAGTATTAAAAGCGATTAGCCCTCTTAGCAGCGAATTAACTGCCATTATTGCAACAACGGATAACGGTGGTAGTTCAGGTCGGATTAGATCCTCAGAACAATGCGTGGCACTTGGCGACATAAGAAGGTGTTGTCTAGAGCTTGCTGGAGATAACTCGATATTACACACTATTTTTCAACATCGCTTCAAAGGGGGCGAGCTCGAAGGTCATAGTCTTGGTAATTTAGCGCTACTTGGCTTATTACAGCTAACTGATAGCGCGACAGAGGCTGTTGCTCAATTTAACGCAATTTTAGGAAACACTCAAACAGTTCTCCCAATGTCAGATCAAACAGTCGATTTAATCGCAACGATGCGCAACGGCGACACCGTTATTGGCGAATGCGAAATAGATGCATTAAATGAGCTACCTGAACACATTGGCCTTACTCACAATGTATGTGCTGATCAAAGAGCCATCGATGCCATTCATCATGCAGATGTCGTACTTATTGGGCCTGGGAGCATAATTTCTAGCGTGATGCCAGCCTTGCTTGTAGAGAACATAGCGCAGGCCCTTAAAAATACAGCGGCATGTAAAATATTTGTAGAAAACATAGCACAAGAAGATAGCGTTGTTGCGCAGTTAAAAGAGCACTCTATCATTGACTGGTTACAAAGGCAGGTTGGGTATAAGTTTTGTGATATGAGCTTATCACCGCAAGCGATTGCAAAAATTTCTAATCATGCGAGCTGCAGTAACAACTGCGAAAGCCAGTTACATAATATTGAGCAACTTCAGTCTGTATTTACAACGTTGTTTCTGACCAAAAAACGATAA
- a CDS encoding Hpt domain-containing protein, with protein sequence MIDNKIFSQLCNDVGEELALQLLSVFVTESRKQINELNSSENIELIQHLAHSLKSSSRSYGAILLAQTCELIEMATKHQEITLNELSPLIEKATVLSEEAFSDAITLIANKH encoded by the coding sequence GTGATAGATAACAAGATATTTTCCCAATTATGCAATGATGTAGGTGAAGAGCTGGCACTACAGCTTTTGAGTGTATTTGTTACTGAATCGCGAAAACAGATAAACGAACTAAACAGCAGTGAAAACATAGAACTTATCCAACACCTTGCACATAGTTTAAAAAGTAGTAGCCGCAGTTATGGCGCGATTTTATTAGCACAAACCTGTGAGCTAATAGAGATGGCCACAAAACATCAAGAAATTACCCTAAATGAGCTGTCGCCCCTGATTGAAAAAGCAACAGTGTTAAGCGAAGAAGCTTTTTCTGATGCCATAACACTTATTGCAAATAAACATTAA
- a CDS encoding glycosyltransferase family 4 protein, translating to MSYHVILFVDSAGFGGIESHIIELAKLLTRHHVQCSVLFYKDHNNQPYYKRLQSENIKFSFLSGSIVSMLCALTKLKTNTIIHTHGYKAGVIAKLCCKLLAKPCISTYHAGETGLGKVKWYNKLDKWLSFLSYNFAVSRVIAAQIDKATVLDNFIVSPQPYSVRKNRSNVLKVGFVGRLSYEKGPDQFAQIANAFATDKRFSWHVFGDGPMKTELMNMSPTLSLHGIINSNEIWPQIDVLLVTSRQEGLPMAILEAMSNGVLVVSTDVGAISNVVVNRQTGYLIEDFSVVLFSEVLNQLGDNLNIDVLTSQARNLIKERFSGKQQWQLLDQAYQNSI from the coding sequence ATGAGTTATCACGTCATTCTATTTGTTGATTCTGCCGGATTCGGGGGGATTGAATCTCACATCATAGAGTTAGCAAAACTGCTTACGCGCCATCATGTACAGTGTAGTGTGCTTTTTTACAAAGATCATAATAATCAACCCTATTATAAAAGGCTGCAGAGTGAAAATATTAAATTTTCATTTCTCAGTGGTAGCATTGTGTCTATGCTTTGCGCTCTGACTAAACTCAAGACAAATACAATCATTCATACTCACGGCTATAAAGCAGGGGTTATAGCCAAGCTGTGCTGTAAACTTTTAGCAAAGCCGTGCATCAGCACATATCATGCTGGAGAAACAGGTCTTGGCAAGGTTAAGTGGTATAACAAACTCGATAAATGGCTCAGTTTTTTATCTTATAACTTTGCGGTGTCGCGAGTTATTGCGGCTCAAATTGATAAGGCAACTGTATTAGATAACTTTATTGTATCCCCGCAACCCTATTCCGTTCGCAAGAATCGTTCAAATGTACTCAAAGTGGGGTTTGTTGGCAGACTTTCCTACGAAAAGGGGCCTGATCAGTTTGCACAAATTGCTAACGCCTTCGCAACTGATAAGCGTTTTTCTTGGCATGTATTTGGTGATGGCCCAATGAAAACCGAGCTAATGAATATGTCACCTACTCTATCATTGCACGGTATTATTAATAGCAACGAAATATGGCCACAAATCGATGTTCTCTTGGTAACATCACGTCAAGAAGGTTTACCAATGGCAATTCTGGAGGCGATGTCCAATGGCGTCTTAGTGGTTAGTACTGATGTTGGAGCAATCTCTAACGTAGTGGTAAATCGACAGACAGGGTATTTAATCGAAGATTTTTCAGTTGTTCTATTTTCTGAGGTTCTCAACCAGCTTGGTGACAACCTAAACATTGACGTATTAACATCTCAAGCACGCAACCTTATAAAAGAGCGCTTTTCAGGAAAGCAACAATGGCAGCTACTGGATCAGGCCTATCAAAACTCTATTTAA
- a CDS encoding sigma-54-dependent transcriptional regulator, translating to MPPKVLIVEDTESLALMYQSYLIPTGIQTDIAHCGKEALSAIESFNPDLIVLDVMLPDINGLDILSQLSADNKPQVIVLTGHATKEMAIEAIRLGASDFLEKPVEADRFRITINNTLKLKSLTQEVEKYHKTYENGKFYDLIGSSRAMQSVYQIINSAAASKATVFITGESGTGKELCARAVHLASPRAHKPFVALNCAAIPKDLIESEIFGHLKGAFTGAIANREGAAGQADGGTLFLDELCEMDINLQSKLLRFIQTGCYQQVGSEKEVKVDVRFVCATNRDPLAEVQAGRFREDLYYRLHVIPIALPPLRERGNDIVEIADALFRKLAKEERHGYTGMSESVKRAFLAYSWPGNVRQLENTVRNTLVLNQQSWIDIDMVPDLHRNTGVVTSSENTLQHNSPSFAAQHTPEVNKIDNQSQSSVQSVGDIEPLWIVEKRYIEHAISLCDNNIPKAAAMLDVSPSTIYRKIKSWEEIEVQH from the coding sequence ATGCCGCCGAAGGTGTTAATTGTCGAAGATACTGAATCGTTGGCGCTGATGTATCAGTCATACCTAATCCCTACAGGGATCCAAACTGACATAGCGCATTGCGGGAAAGAAGCGTTGAGCGCTATCGAATCGTTTAACCCAGATCTGATTGTATTAGATGTGATGTTACCAGATATCAATGGATTGGATATTTTATCTCAATTATCAGCTGATAATAAACCGCAGGTGATCGTGCTGACTGGCCACGCAACAAAAGAAATGGCAATAGAGGCAATACGCTTAGGGGCTAGCGACTTTTTAGAAAAACCTGTAGAGGCAGATAGGTTTAGGATCACCATAAATAACACCTTAAAATTAAAAAGCCTTACTCAAGAGGTTGAGAAATATCACAAAACTTATGAGAACGGTAAGTTTTATGACCTTATCGGATCATCAAGAGCAATGCAATCGGTGTATCAAATTATTAATTCTGCAGCCGCTTCCAAAGCAACAGTATTTATTACAGGAGAAAGCGGTACAGGAAAAGAGCTGTGTGCGCGAGCTGTTCATTTAGCGTCTCCTCGAGCGCATAAACCTTTTGTAGCGCTTAATTGTGCAGCTATTCCAAAAGATCTGATTGAGAGTGAAATATTTGGACACTTAAAAGGCGCTTTTACTGGTGCGATTGCAAACCGTGAAGGTGCAGCCGGACAAGCCGATGGTGGCACATTATTTTTAGATGAGTTATGCGAAATGGACATCAATTTGCAAAGCAAACTATTAAGGTTCATTCAAACAGGCTGCTATCAACAAGTAGGAAGCGAAAAAGAAGTTAAAGTGGATGTTCGATTCGTCTGTGCAACTAATCGCGATCCGTTAGCTGAAGTGCAAGCAGGTAGGTTTAGAGAAGATTTGTATTATCGCTTACATGTTATTCCTATTGCGCTACCGCCGCTGAGAGAGCGGGGCAATGATATTGTTGAGATTGCTGATGCATTATTTAGAAAGCTAGCCAAAGAAGAGCGCCATGGCTATACCGGTATGTCAGAGTCGGTTAAACGCGCCTTTTTGGCGTACTCATGGCCTGGCAATGTGAGACAATTAGAAAATACCGTAAGAAATACGTTGGTGTTGAACCAACAAAGTTGGATAGACATAGATATGGTGCCGGATTTACATCGTAATACCGGTGTTGTTACCTCTTCAGAAAACACTTTACAACACAACTCACCGTCTTTTGCAGCTCAACATACACCTGAAGTAAATAAAATCGACAATCAATCTCAATCTTCCGTTCAATCAGTTGGTGATATCGAACCGTTATGGATAGTAGAAAAAAGATACATTGAACATGCAATAAGCCTGTGTGATAACAATATTCCTAAAGCTGCGGCGATGTTAGATGTAAGCCCTTCAACAATTTATCGAAAAATAAAATCTTGGGAAGAAATTGAGGTTCAACATTAA
- a CDS encoding SpoIIE family protein phosphatase, giving the protein MDIKFHNRFSLIRPAITQVRHALKHVLGALKISDDDIDASALVITEYLTNLLRHSFGEDQCITLLIGERNNVYTVQLIDNLEPYNLFEQNNSQWTIESESLAEGGMGVALIRYYFPDASYVTKDNKNYFAFNLYKVKRKTTLLYVDDDITQLSLIEAYVKSDFEFIPCQNCSDAWQIITQSKIDILLLDYRLKNDTCETLLNQLARSDIKARLAILMLTGDNDVGTIKKLNRFGIDDYIPKPVTKERLLLNLDRVLNKLKVHPATSTNQIENFRYEMGNVGQAHLFGSITTNLGGDIFIPLEFPYKGFIIADIMGHGLSANQVSYEIKGFISGFINSYSNIDTLADAMNQALSNEKICKGSMLTMLIVFFDAQYMYFYNAGHPPPIAIEKDGKFSPMTGIGPLMGLSCEHVYEKYCYPLKDIAHLIFYTDGWVDNLGSTLNEEKRIQECLPDNIKKGEVYAEQLWLNSQASLSKEFDDASLIVIN; this is encoded by the coding sequence ATGGATATTAAGTTTCACAATCGTTTTAGTTTAATACGTCCAGCTATCACACAAGTGCGCCATGCATTAAAACATGTATTAGGGGCGCTTAAAATTAGCGATGATGATATTGACGCCAGTGCGCTGGTAATCACCGAGTATCTAACCAATTTGTTGCGGCACAGCTTTGGCGAAGATCAGTGCATCACTTTGTTAATCGGAGAACGAAACAATGTATATACCGTGCAATTAATTGACAATTTGGAACCGTACAACTTGTTTGAACAAAACAACTCTCAATGGACGATTGAAAGCGAAAGTCTGGCGGAGGGGGGGATGGGTGTTGCACTCATTCGCTACTATTTCCCCGATGCAAGTTACGTTACAAAAGACAATAAAAACTATTTTGCGTTTAACCTTTACAAGGTTAAACGCAAAACAACGCTGTTATATGTTGATGACGATATCACACAGTTGTCTTTAATTGAGGCGTATGTCAAAAGTGACTTTGAGTTTATTCCCTGTCAAAACTGCAGCGACGCATGGCAGATAATAACACAATCTAAAATAGACATACTGTTGCTTGACTATAGATTAAAAAACGACACCTGCGAAACACTTCTTAATCAGTTGGCAAGATCAGACATAAAGGCAAGATTAGCGATACTTATGCTGACGGGTGATAACGATGTAGGTACCATTAAAAAACTCAACCGGTTTGGCATTGATGATTATATCCCTAAACCTGTCACTAAAGAGCGATTATTACTTAACTTAGACAGAGTGTTGAACAAATTAAAAGTGCATCCTGCAACGTCAACTAACCAAATAGAGAATTTCCGTTATGAAATGGGAAACGTTGGCCAAGCACATTTATTTGGTTCCATAACAACAAACTTGGGCGGAGATATTTTTATTCCCCTAGAGTTTCCATACAAAGGGTTTATTATTGCAGACATAATGGGGCATGGGTTATCAGCAAATCAGGTTAGCTATGAAATAAAGGGGTTTATCAGCGGGTTTATTAACAGCTATAGCAACATTGATACGCTTGCTGATGCAATGAACCAAGCCTTGAGCAATGAAAAAATATGCAAAGGAAGTATGCTCACAATGCTTATCGTGTTTTTTGATGCGCAATATATGTATTTTTATAATGCAGGTCACCCTCCACCGATTGCCATTGAAAAAGATGGGAAATTTAGCCCAATGACCGGCATTGGCCCACTCATGGGACTTTCTTGTGAGCATGTCTATGAAAAGTATTGTTACCCGCTAAAAGACATAGCACATCTTATTTTCTATACTGATGGTTGGGTTGATAATTTGGGTTCAACACTCAATGAAGAAAAGCGTATACAAGAATGCCTGCCTGATAACATTAAAAAAGGAGAGGTTTATGCAGAGCAACTTTGGTTAAACTCTCAAGCTAGTTTGTCAAAAGAGTTTGACGATGCGTCATTAATCGTTATTAATTAA
- a CDS encoding capsular biosynthesis protein, translating to MKTIPYQFQELERVCNEITEQKARCVTFLSLTGNGGASSLCKSVSCGLSAEHNRVLLIDLNPLNPTPLPNGSETQCWQFDDISCQLSVIETPEHDLLTISHLNELESAKNRLTMQYAIERLLQQYDYILIDMSPVMKLNKGNVPLHALSACSNMTILVAALGHNDEESLCLGLKHLQDSGHKSVRVVVTQHHFEPLGKRLIRHLQKSSTRWPKLANWLDSQIRKQHWLFHNH from the coding sequence ATGAAAACAATACCTTATCAATTTCAAGAGCTTGAAAGAGTTTGCAACGAAATAACAGAGCAAAAAGCGCGCTGTGTCACATTTTTGTCGCTAACAGGTAACGGAGGTGCTAGCAGCCTTTGTAAGAGTGTGTCTTGTGGTTTAAGCGCCGAGCACAATCGTGTGCTACTAATTGATTTAAACCCATTAAACCCAACGCCATTACCCAATGGGAGCGAGACTCAATGTTGGCAGTTCGATGACATTTCCTGTCAGTTGAGCGTAATAGAAACGCCAGAGCATGATCTGTTAACTATTTCTCATTTAAACGAGCTTGAATCAGCGAAAAATAGACTGACAATGCAATATGCCATCGAACGTCTTTTACAGCAATATGACTACATTTTGATAGACATGTCGCCTGTAATGAAGCTGAATAAAGGTAATGTGCCGTTACATGCATTAAGCGCTTGTAGCAATATGACCATTTTAGTTGCAGCACTAGGGCACAATGATGAGGAATCACTCTGCCTTGGCCTAAAGCATCTGCAAGATAGTGGCCATAAGTCAGTGCGTGTTGTTGTGACACAGCACCATTTTGAGCCACTAGGAAAAAGACTGATTAGGCATTTGCAAAAATCAAGTACACGTTGGCCAAAACTAGCCAATTGGCTTGATAGTCAAATTCGTAAGCAGCACTGGCTATTTCATAACCATTAA